The following coding sequences lie in one Rutidosis leptorrhynchoides isolate AG116_Rl617_1_P2 chromosome 4, CSIRO_AGI_Rlap_v1, whole genome shotgun sequence genomic window:
- the LOC139840753 gene encoding VAMP-like protein YKT61, with product MKITALLVLKCNPDGSSNPTILANATDVSHFGYFQRSSVKEFIIFVGRTVAKRTPPSQRQSVQHEEYKVHSYNRNGLCALGFMDDHYPVRSAFSLLNQVLDEYQKNFGDSWKGVQADSSQPWPYLDEALTRFQDPAQADKLLKIQRELDETKIILHKTIDSVLERGEKLDSLVEKSSDLSMASQMFYKQAKKTNQCCTIL from the exons ATGAAGATCACAGCTTTACTTGTTCTTAAATGCAATCCAGACGGATCATCTAATCCCACAATTCTAGCAAACGCCACCGACGTCAGCCATTTCGGTTACTTTCAGAGATCTAGCGTTAAGGAATTCATTATTTTTGTTGGCCGTACAGTCGCTAAACGTACACCTCCATCTCAACGTCAATCCGTTCAACACGAAg AATACAAGGTGCACTCCTACAATAGAAATGGTCTATGTGCTTTGGGCTTTATGGATGATCATTACCCTGTTCGAAGTGCGTTTTCTTTGTTAAACCAA GTGTTAGATGAATATCAGAAGAACTTTGGTGATTCGTGGAAAGGGGTGCAAGCAGATTCAAGTCAGCCATGGCCTTACTTAGATGAAGCTTTGACCAGATTTCAG GATCCAGCCCAGGCGGATAAGCTGCTGAAAATTCAGAGGGAGTTGGATGAAACTAAAATAATACTC CACAAGACTATCGATAGCGTCCTTGAAAGAGGTGAAAAGCTGGACAGTTTAGTTGAGAAAAGTTCAGACCTCAGTATGGCTTCTCAG ATGTTCTACAAACAGGCGAAGAAAACGAACCAATGCTGTACGATATTGTAA